DNA from Nilaparvata lugens isolate BPH unplaced genomic scaffold, ASM1435652v1 scaffold6765, whole genome shotgun sequence:
TACGATTCGCAATGTGTGTACATCTCAAAAAATCCAATTGATTACACTGATTCTTCAGTGGTTTCAAACCAGCACAAAAGAAACCCAGACTTGTTTATGTGTAAGAGTTGAGAAGATTTGCTTGAAGGGTTTTAAAAGAAAGCATTCTTTTCTATCTTACAAAAGCATAATTATATGAAAACTCAGTAAATACTTATTTACACATTATAATGagttgaacaaaaatattgtcgATGCATATGTAATAGCAATACAATGCGTGTCTATTTTGACACGTTTCTAACATTTTTGATGAAATGCATGAAACTACTTTATATGCTAAAGGCTAGTATTACCGTGAATTCATTAGGCCTATTATAAGATCATAATTTTAGTGCATCTTCTACCAATCAGGTATTTGCAATATTCAGTAATCACACAAACACATTAACAAGTCCATCTGAGTTTCTATTTGCACTGAGTTATATATACGATTTGCTATTTCTCTGAGTTCAACAAATGAAATTTGcataatttctaataattattacttccACTCCTGGTTGATGGCGTTTACAAGGTTCACAGTATATTTGAggtataataattttcatccagatagatgaatgaaatgtataaatattgtcaatcccataataatttatattttaaaacaaaaattataatcgTGGAATTAGCAATTTTATGTTATTCATACATCTTTTCAGTAAAACACCTTTTCAGTGTGAAGAAATTTGATAACGGTTCTGAGTAAAGTATgtgaatatttttagaatctatattAGACTTGACATAACCCCTCAACAATAGGAATGAACTATTTCTCTGAGTTGAACAAATGATGAATCTCATTATTGCATAATTCCTTATGATTATTGTTCCTTTCACTCTTCATTTAATCTATTTACTAATTTTACAACATATTTgagatttaattattttcatcaacatGGATGTGGAAAAATTCCAATTCCACGACAGTAATTGATCTTTTGGATGAGAATTAAAATcaagaatcaacaatatctAACTCAGTCATGCAACATATTTTTAGTTTGTTAACTTTTCTGTGTGAATACTtaattaaattccaatttatatAAGACTTGATATAAGAATGAACTAGAAGCGTGTAGGCCTACTCACTAAGAGACGTACTTTATTATTACTCGAGTATTGTCAGACGTACTCCTCGGATGGTTTGGTCGCGCCATTGGGGAGTCTGAGCGAAGCTGGCACGCGGCCATTCACCGAGTCTGGCAGTTCAGCGATATCGTTGAACACACCGACCAGGCTCTCGAAGTCGGGACCCCAGTCGAGCAGGTAGTTCCAGCTGTCAGCGGCCGGAAGTGATGACGGCGACCCGTTCTGCGGCCGATACAGCGGGCCACCTACGTGCGACAGGTCGTCGTCTGATGGCACTAGCGTGCTGAGGGAGCCGCGGAACGACGAGTCGAACCCGTCGTAGGAGGTGGGTGGTGGGGGAGGTTTGTCGGGGGTGCCCGTGTCGCTGTTCCGTGTCCGCGACGACCGTTCGTCGTCGTTGCTGAGTTTCGTGAAGATGACGTCACTGAGTTTCTCACCCGTCACACTGTTATTATCGTACTCTATCTCGGAACAGGTGAACGAGTCATTTCCACTCTCGTCGGTTGTGGTGGAGCTGTGGTCACCGCCTCCGTTCACGGCTCCGTGGAGTCGGTGACTCTCTTGGTTGACTCCGCGGCCGCTAGAGCTCGACACCGCGTCGAGTGTGCTGACCAGACTAGAGGTTCGCGGACGCACGTTGAGGCGGTCGATCTCCTCGGCCGTGAGGCCCATGGCATGCCCCCGTTGATGGGCATACCCCCGTTGGAGGTGAGGCCGATGTTGCCCACATCTTGCCCCGCGTTTGGCGTCTTGCGACTGGCCGACGAGCTCTGGCCGCTCAGCCGACTCATGACCGGACTGTTGAGGCTTCGCTCGCTGTTGCTGTGTAGCACATCCTGCCCACTCCCCCTGAGGATGACGTTGTCGCCAGTAGTGCTGACTGCAGTGGCTTCCCACTTATGTCCTGCAACACAGACATTAATCAATGAAACCAAATCCTAGAGTACTGAGCTAGAAGAATCGTGTACCATGGAACCATTCTCAATTTACTCCAATAGACAGTTCCAAATAGTAGCAAGTTCTTAAGGAAGTGAATCCCATGGACAAAAAGCAACAAGTAAATTAATGTTCGATAAAAGCTCCTATAAAAAACTTTCAAACCTTTAAAAATTATCGATGAGATTTGTATTCATATTATCTGATTTCTTGTTGCAATATATAGTCTGTTAATCTGATTAATGAGCAGCAATggcgaataagaaaaaatgaggGAATAGAAGCATTAATAAAGGAGAAAATATAGTACGCTTCATTAAAGCCAAAGAATAAGGTGGTTGGGGCATGTGATGAGGATGAGTGAGGCTAGAATGCCGAAAATAGTTTTAAATAGCAAGTTGCACAGCAGAAGAAAGAAAGGTAGGCCAAGGAACAGGTGGGTGGACCAAGTGATGGATGACCTGAGAAAGATGGGGGTAAGAGGATGGAAGGAAAGAGCTATGAACAGGGAATAATGGAGGTGTGTTGTGAAGGAGGCCAGAGCTCACCTAGGGCTGTAGCGCCggataaagaaaaaaaagaatatatAGTCTGTGAAATGTGTTATTATATGTGTTTTAtagaattcaatgaattttctttttaaaaCCGACCTATTCTATaactgattttattttatttttgtacctGAAGCTAAATGTATTCATCTGATGTCTTGCTGCTAGTCTACGTTATCACATTCTGTAAACTATGATAAAGTAATATACATATCATTTCATAGAaatcaaatatttatatatttaaaatgtaatattattatcatcttcaaAACTGACATATGCCTGAAGATTAGGCAAGGCTTCTTGTACCCAAATAATccaaatttttcatatttgaaaaaactgttATATATCTTCGAacaacaatttcaatttgatttctaGGCATTGAAACTATTTGCATATCATTattggactgaaaattgtacTAGAATTAGGATTGTGTACATAACATTGTGTAAACGAAGGATTGAATAATATCTATTACAAATGTCgtacattttgtttttatacaacatattttgtataattattatttaacgaaaatcctcaataaatgctgcaaatcaccctgaagacctctgctactgcagacattgacaacaggggtaacagctagatggaaattcgatgagaactactatccaaaaattagttgccagcccgggaatcgaacccggtacctcccaattgctagtcaggaatgctttcTCAAGCATTTCAATGCATTTTTCAAGCATTGTCAAGctttcctgactagcaattgggaggtaccgggttcgattcccgggctggcaactaatttttggataataGTTCTCATCGAATATCCATCTAGCTATTacccctgttgtcaatgtctgcagtagcagaggtcttcggggtgatttgcagcatttatttaggattttcgttaaataataattagcatttgaataaatgcattctctatttaattccatctgtatcatattttgtatgttttgtaaatttttgtaCACAAATTTTTGTGTTCATTGTTAATTAATAGGTGGTTATGATGAGTATAGTAATTTTAACGTGTGATTTTGGTAGCTGTACATACTTGTAACGTGAGAATTCGTGTGATGCCCTGCGACAGCTCGCTGCTGGGACTGAGCCTGGCGAGGGGCGTGCTCTGGTGCGGGGGGCTGTTGGGGGGCGGCGGCCGGGGGCAGGGCGAGGGCAGGGGGCCGTGGTGCGGCGAGTGCCGATGCTGCGGTTGCGGCTGCTGCGACTGCGACTGTGCGACGCCGTGCTTGTGCGACGCCGGCACACCCGTCAGGTGCGGCACGGGCGCTTTGTACTTTCTGAGGTTCGCTCCTTCTCGGTAACCTTAGCACATCATTGCAGGTTAGTTTGGTGAAAATTGTCTTCAGAACATTCATAGATTCAAACtccattcaaaaattcaaacttattgtcaataatatcattctattaaaataatcaagaatcaataatGTTTTATCTTCATAAACCAAATTGCATCGACAAACTTCAATTCCTCTGAATATACTGACGTTTACTGAAGAAGACTTCATCTGAATATActgaaataggcctatactgCAGTATACTTTATCTTAATATACTGAAGTAAACTGAAGAATAGGTACTTCATCTGACATACTTTCATTTGCATATACATTTTATAACTTACGTAtacgttttatttatttatttttctggcAGAAGGCCTGAAGGCCATTGctgtataaaatttatcaagttattatatatatatatattttttttgtggtTGAtgtcaataaagattttttgaattattattaaattattattattattttaaagagcAACACAGATGTAGTAGTATTGTAAGACGAGTCCTAATAGGCtcaattttcttattgtttGGTTATACATTCATGAAGAGTAATAAAAATAGGTGTTTTCGGTTTGAGATATTATCGATTTGAAATAGCTAGTAACAATTCTTCAGTTTCCTATTACTAGAAAGTGAAAGTACACTCCACAGAACACTAGACCTGAACCAGCAAATTATCactcaaaataatttttcctaGCGTATATATTATATCGTATATATTGATGCTTGAGTGCATATGTACTTTACTAATATTGTGAATACTTTAGTTTATCACCCAATTCATACTACAACTTTCCTAAGAAGTCGAATGCACTTATTGGTAATTATAGAGCTTTGGgggaaaatataataaatgaatgatcaaaataattatcttttCAACAAAAACGAAAATGTTACATGAAACGAGTATCCAAAAATTAGATTATAGTATCAGAACTCCTAGATTGAATGCAAcagaattataattcaattgaacATATAATTCATACAAGTAATTATTGAGAAGAACTATAAGTCTCTTATGAATAAATtcacgtaagaaaatattggtcCCTTCTTGATGAATATTAGTTGCATTGAAGATTACcaatgaaaagagaaaaagtatttttgttttcacTTCACTATCAATCAAATTAGAgaacaaatacataaaaataagaTGAAAACTTCACAAGAGTAGACTTTatataaacattgaaaatctaGAATAGTactcaacaaatatttttttattctataagTTACTTATTTGTACGAGTATATGAGTTGGCAAAGAATTTTAGTTTGCTCtactttaaaaattaaaaaccaaGAATACTCATTATCGATCAAgagtatgaataatttattatattcatagagaaaaaaaaataagtaTTTGTGAATAGGCTTTTGTGCATGGGATACCTTTATAGTGATATACAATGCAATTCGAATCTAACAACAAAAGGAATCaataggaaatacaaataaacataaggactacttccccaaaagagcaagctcgagcttggggaaggagcagcgtactttgactacttacttattattgattacattacagtatatacataacaactaaaatcaaatcctttcaataacaagataatcagtgatgctataatagatcaatatatttacatacaaatggttagatgcaacaaaatttgtaaattataataattaaataatgacctgatattgcctagcccagtgtataacatgatataagatgtggtacaaaatgaaatctattcaattggaataattactatactaatGTAATCCAGAAATTCTCGGCACTATCCAGCCATGAGAGCaccagatactttttcaaatgtagtccaaagttttttgggcgagtaaacctctcaaattactggagaatattaaaaaataatggagataaaatatgaagctacgctgaccagcagtagtcaataatctaggaacagtaaccagacctgactcctcccgtttgtaatagcacaatccgttctattaatgaaatgaaaaagtgatagcttttataatataatatgatgtgtttcaggtatatctgtctaatcggtagaactgaaaattccaaaaaGCCAATCTTGTTGATACATCTATTTTTcagataatttttaatattaaattttgtattgtttttactggttttagaacatttgtatatgcaccaccccaaccaatccAATACTGATCCTCTGAATCcataatgataaattttttccaTCAAGATATCGTGATCAAGACTATCGAAAGCTTTTTTCAGATCGATGAATAAGCCTAAAGCCTTCTTATTGTTATCCAGGGCGTCAaaattttgaacagaaaatcatTAACAGCATCAGTAGTGGATTTTCCTGGCTGAAATCCAAATTGGCATGGTGAAACGATTCTATTTGATTCCAGGTGCCTGGATATTGTATTTCTgctaattttcaaataacttgGAGAAGCAGCTTGTTATTTGTATAGGACGGAAGTTACAAACATCTTCTGTGATCCCTTTTATGAATAGGAATTACCCTTCCAAGTTTCAGTTGATGAGGGAAGGGTCATTGATTTAATGAACTTAATGAGTAGTGATATCTTGGAGAATCTTTAGAACCTAACTTGAAAACTTAAGTATCTTGCGAAATTTGAATCAACTTAGAGTGGCCACCCATGACAGGACAAGAATGTGTTAAAT
Protein-coding regions in this window:
- the LOC120356435 gene encoding LOW QUALITY PROTEIN: cadherin-related tumor suppressor-like (The sequence of the model RefSeq protein was modified relative to this genomic sequence to represent the inferred CDS: inserted 1 base in 1 codon; deleted 2 bases in 1 codon), which gives rise to GGAAAAICCGKASVAVSVAKFGERTPILTWTTCPTPEDSNCIVYHYKGYREGANLRKYKAPVPHLTGVPASHKHGVAQSQSQQPQPQHRHSPHHGPLPSPCPRPPPPNSPPHQSTPLARLSPSSELSQGITRILTLQDISGKPLQSALLATTSSSGGVGXDVLHSNSERSLNSPVMSRLSGQSSSASRKTPNAGQDVGNIGLTSNGGMPINGHAMGLTAEEIDRLNVRPRTSSLVSTLDAVSSSSGRGVNQESHRLHGAVNGGGDHSSTTTDESGNDSFTCSEIEYDNNSVTGEKLSDVIFTKLSNDDERSSRTRNSDTGTPDKPPPPPTSYDGFDSSFRGSLSTLVPSDDDLSHVGGPLYRPQNGSPSSLPAADSWNYLLDWGPDFESLVGVFNDIAELPDSVNGRVPASLRLPNGATKPSEEYV